In candidate division KSB1 bacterium, a genomic segment contains:
- a CDS encoding iron-sulfur cluster assembly accessory protein → MVTITAKAASEIQKIIAQENSGDLALRVGVQGGGCSGLSYFLSLDKDPRPDDKILESNGVKIYLDSKSALYLEGTEVDFTDGLQGSGFTFKNPNAVRTCGCGHSFQA, encoded by the coding sequence ATGGTTACGATCACAGCAAAAGCAGCAAGTGAAATCCAAAAGATCATTGCGCAGGAGAACAGCGGCGATCTGGCGCTGCGCGTCGGCGTCCAGGGCGGCGGTTGCTCGGGTTTGAGCTATTTTCTTTCTCTCGATAAAGACCCCAGGCCGGATGACAAAATCCTCGAATCGAACGGCGTGAAAATTTATCTGGATTCAAAAAGTGCGCTGTATTTGGAAGGCACCGAAGTCGATTTCACCGACGGCTTGCAAGGCTCCGGCTTCACGTTCAAGAACCCGAACGCCGTGCGCACCTGCGGTTGCGGCCATTCATTTCAAGCCTAA
- a CDS encoding transcriptional repressor produces the protein MTKTNGQYRRSKQRARILALLHQAKSHPTAMMIFEELRREIPSLSLGNVYRNLNILVQQGLIRELKMGSTYDRYDGTVEPHYHFICERCNEISDLDLPHDETLNKKVRALTKGRVNYHRLEFYGSCARCLSTKPEQASYKGAQSI, from the coding sequence ATGACCAAAACCAACGGACAATACCGTCGCAGCAAGCAGCGCGCGCGTATACTTGCTCTGCTGCATCAGGCGAAAAGCCATCCGACCGCCATGATGATTTTCGAGGAATTGCGGCGTGAGATTCCGTCGCTGAGCCTGGGCAATGTTTATCGCAATCTGAACATTCTCGTCCAACAGGGTTTGATTCGCGAGCTGAAAATGGGCAGCACCTACGACCGTTACGACGGGACGGTCGAGCCACACTATCATTTCATTTGCGAGCGCTGCAACGAAATTTCGGATCTCGACCTGCCGCACGACGAGACGCTGAACAAAAAAGTCCGCGCTTTGACCAAAGGGCGGGTGAATTATCATCGCCTTGAATTTTACGGTTCATGCGCACGATGTTTATCGACGAAACCGGAACAGGCTTCATATAAAGGAGCACAATCAATCTGA
- a CDS encoding Rrf2 family transcriptional regulator, protein MLRLSRKAEYGIIALKYMQSRPSGQTCSAREIAERYNIPVELMAKVLQKMAKDGLLQSAQGIYGGYELAMPPSKISVADVVESIDGPIGIVECVVSEEACKCVQYTTGVCNISDPFVQIQGKFKNFLNGISLADLN, encoded by the coding sequence ATGTTAAGATTATCCCGCAAAGCCGAATACGGCATCATCGCGCTCAAATACATGCAGAGCCGGCCGTCCGGCCAAACCTGCAGCGCCCGCGAGATTGCCGAGCGTTACAATATCCCGGTTGAATTGATGGCGAAGGTGTTGCAAAAAATGGCCAAAGACGGCTTGCTGCAAAGCGCGCAGGGAATTTATGGCGGCTACGAATTGGCCATGCCGCCCTCCAAGATCAGCGTCGCTGATGTGGTGGAAAGCATCGATGGGCCGATCGGCATTGTGGAATGCGTCGTGAGCGAAGAAGCGTGCAAATGTGTGCAATACACCACCGGGGTCTGCAACATCAGCGACCCGTTCGTGCAAATTCAGGGAAAGTTTAAAAATTTTCTCAACGGCATTTCGTTGGCAGATTTGAATTGA
- a CDS encoding PP2C family protein-serine/threonine phosphatase codes for MFAKASLAFKNFYRLFTSDLNRAEIERLVKVDTRGMYAFYLRHTEKPVQEKKPWKRALIFARELFVTFLVKLTPARRLLYALALLLFALALLDRNWWNVVYAFLILNFLLALELADKLIAKDELAVAREIQLSLLPNHSLPVSGFEVAAFSDAAKSVGGDYYDLIPLADGSVLVAIGDVSGKGISAALYMVKVQTMLRLFARESGEPCELLDRLNHQLYGSLRRNYFLTLALLRLHPGGEIELCRAGHTPALFYDNEKKHCLWLEPQGIAVGLENGDGFRRKLELSKRLLQGGDVLLLFTDGVIETANGQLHEFGENRLAQILSQNSQTPPEQIKSILLQELHSFRNGAELRDDTTFVVIKRSI; via the coding sequence ATGTTCGCTAAAGCCTCCCTCGCTTTTAAAAACTTTTACCGCCTCTTCACCAGCGATTTGAACCGCGCGGAGATCGAGCGGCTGGTAAAAGTCGACACCCGCGGCATGTATGCGTTTTACCTGCGCCATACGGAAAAACCGGTGCAGGAGAAAAAGCCGTGGAAACGCGCGCTGATTTTTGCCCGCGAGCTTTTTGTCACCTTTCTTGTGAAGCTGACGCCAGCGCGGCGGCTGCTCTATGCGCTCGCGCTGTTGCTTTTTGCGCTCGCCTTGCTGGATCGAAATTGGTGGAACGTTGTTTATGCATTTCTCATTTTGAATTTCTTGTTGGCGCTGGAGCTGGCCGACAAGCTGATTGCAAAAGACGAACTGGCGGTGGCGCGCGAAATCCAACTGAGCCTTTTGCCAAATCATTCCTTGCCGGTTTCCGGTTTCGAGGTGGCGGCATTTAGCGACGCGGCCAAAAGCGTTGGCGGCGATTACTACGATCTCATTCCGCTGGCCGACGGCAGCGTTCTGGTCGCCATCGGTGACGTTTCCGGCAAGGGTATTTCTGCCGCGTTGTACATGGTGAAAGTGCAGACCATGCTGCGGCTGTTCGCCAGGGAATCCGGCGAGCCATGCGAGCTGCTGGATCGTCTGAACCATCAGCTTTATGGCAGCCTGCGGCGAAATTATTTTCTCACGCTGGCGCTGCTGCGCTTGCATCCCGGCGGCGAAATCGAGCTTTGCCGCGCCGGCCACACGCCAGCGCTCTTTTATGACAACGAGAAAAAGCACTGCCTCTGGCTCGAGCCCCAAGGCATCGCTGTCGGCCTCGAAAACGGCGACGGCTTTCGCCGCAAGCTCGAATTGTCAAAACGGCTTTTGCAAGGCGGTGATGTTCTGCTGCTGTTCACCGACGGTGTGATAGAGACCGCCAACGGCCAGTTGCACGAATTTGGCGAAAACCGTCTCGCGCAAATTTTGTCGCAAAATTCGCAAACGCCGCCAGAGCAGATCAAATCCATTTTGTTGCAGGAATTGCATTCGTTTCGCAACGGCGCCGAGCTGCGCGACGACACGACGTTCGTGGTGATCAAAAGGTCAATTTGA